One genomic window of Bacillus mycoides includes the following:
- a CDS encoding amino acid adenylation domain-containing protein — MPNSQKIRHSLSSAQSGMWFAQQLDPLNPIYNTGEYIEINGNINHEIFELAVRKVVKEAEALHVRFEEDEIGPWQVIEGSSTFHMHFIDVRKEENPEEAAKVWMKNDLSVPIDLKEDKLFTEALIQVENNRFFWYQRIHHIVMDGYGFSLLSQKVANEYTSLIEETNKNEKPFGSLAKIVQEDNEYRESKQFQEDRTFWLEKFADEPEVISLAERAPRTSNGFLRETAYLSNASTKTLLEDINISLTSWPEFVVAVTSIYMHKLTGANDIVLGLPMMGRLGSVSIHTPSMVMNLVPLRLKLTPNITFAELIQQVSKEIRDVRRHHKYRHEELRRDLKLLGENQRLFGPLVNVMPFDYGLNFAGNRGITHNLSAGPVDDLSINVYKRFDENELMIHFDANPEVYNGAELALHKERFMSLLELVINNYHKDEPIGKINITLPEENHKVLLEWNETKKAEELINLPILFEKQVQKNPNKIAVTCNGIKLTYKELNERANELAHYLLEEGIEVNQFVALVFPRSIEMVVSMLAVLKAGAAYLPIDPEYPAERIHYIVNDANPVCIITHSSVSSTLVIENDIKEIILDSEETKIALKTYSHMNLPFKNDESLLNQAYTIYTSGSTGNPKGVIVTMKGLSNFLLAMKDMFSLNENDHLLAVTTFAFDISALEIYLPLISGASLTIAQKEVIQEPSALTTLLQEERATIMQATPTLWQALITEYPERLQRLNVLVGGEALPAHLANKLKELGCSITNLYGPTETTIWSTFMNIDDSENGIPPIGRPIWNTEVYVLDAGLQPVPPGVIGELYIAGEGLANGYLGKPELTAERFVANPYGKAGARMYRTGDLVKWRKDGVLEYISRADHQIKIRGFRIELAEIETVLQRHENIQQAVVMVREDRPNDKRIIAYIVAEEKEMIHLSEIRSYVSESLANYMVPSAFVVLEELPLTPNGKVDRKKLPAPDFNGMNNERVARNPKEEILCDLFAEVLGVSRISIDDNFFEMGGHSLLASRLMARIRETLSVELGIGKLFESPTVAELANQLDRAKSARPAIKKVSRPNEVPLSFAQRRLWFLNCLEGPSPTYNIPLVIRMSGKLNEEALQGAFYDVVEKHETLRTIFPNSLGSSYQRILEMDKLNLKMIITNTCKDELESTLSEAVRYSFNLDIEPAIRLQLFKVSENEHVLLILLHHIVGDGWSLQALTRDFTAAYKARCQGDSVQLETLPVQYADYSLWQQQLLGDETKPDSIISTQLDFWKEELKGLPDQMELPTDYQRPIETSYRGETIHFHLDEGMHSRLVELARKNGVSLFMVLQAGLSALFTRLGAGTDIPLGSPIAGRNDDVLTDIVGLFVNTLVLRTNTSGDPSFKELLNRVKQVNLAAYENQDVPFERLVEVLNPVRTRNSHPLFQVMLAFQNTPEATFNVPDLEASLEIQSVGSAKFDLTFEISESNRVDGNPNGLHGLLEFSTDIYKRETVQKLIERFILLLDDAEKHPDQSIGRLEILTLAERNTVLEKWNGGFQIVPEMTLPQLFEKQAHVNQNSIAIVFEDEKLTYEELNRKANKIARLLIAKGIGPDQLVALAMPRSLNMVVSLLAVLKAGAGYLPLDPDYPSDRISFMLHDAKPSCVLTNSDVEIECDEALKILVDDVNVIEEIEKYSEDNIDEMERMKPLSPSHIAYVIYTSGSTGRPKGVMIPHQNVVRLLGATDHWFQFDADDVWTMFHSYAFDFSVWEIWGPLLYGGRLVVVPHTVSRSPKEFLQLLVKEKVTVLNQTPSAFYQLMQADRENEEVGQKLSLRYVVFGGEALELSRLEDWYSRHPYNAPKLINMYGITETTVHVSYIELDESIVSLRANSLIGCSIPDLKVYVLDNYLQPMPPGVVGEIYVAGAGLARGYLGRAGLTAERFIADPFGKPGTRMYRTGDLARWRQGGTLDYIGRADHQIKIRGFRIELGEIEAVIMKHPKVEQVAVIVREDQPGDKRLVSYIVASNNETIDTNEMRQYAGGSLPDYMVPYAFVVVNELPLTPNGKLDRKALPAPEFIASSSSRGPRTPQEEMLCDLFTEVLSVSQIGIDDGFFDLGGHSLLAVQLMSRIKEALGVELNIGTLFAAPTVAGLAERLEMGNGQSALDVLLPLRASGDQLPLFCVHPAGGLSWCYAGLMKSLGTDYPIYGVQARGIAENEELPKSLEEMAADYLKHVREIQPHGPYRLLGWSLGGNVVHAMAAQLQNEGEEVELLVMLDSYPGHFLPNTEAPTEEEALIALLALGGYDPDNMDGKPLTMESAVAILRKDGSALASLEEETILNLKETYVNSVGLLGKYVPKVYNGDILFFRSIVIPDWFDPISPNTWLNYLDGEIVQHDIDCRHKDLCQPGPLTEIGQVLAKYLQNKKGVSKV; from the coding sequence ATGCCTAATAGTCAAAAGATTCGTCATTCGTTATCATCTGCGCAGTCTGGTATGTGGTTTGCGCAACAATTAGATCCGCTTAATCCGATTTATAATACTGGGGAATATATAGAAATAAACGGAAATATTAATCATGAAATTTTCGAGTTAGCTGTACGTAAAGTGGTAAAAGAAGCAGAAGCACTTCATGTTCGTTTCGAAGAGGATGAAATTGGCCCATGGCAAGTTATTGAGGGATCGTCAACGTTTCATATGCATTTTATTGACGTTCGTAAAGAAGAAAATCCTGAAGAAGCTGCTAAAGTATGGATGAAAAATGATTTATCTGTACCGATAGATTTAAAAGAAGATAAATTATTTACTGAAGCACTTATTCAAGTTGAAAATAATCGTTTCTTTTGGTATCAGCGCATCCATCACATTGTGATGGATGGCTATGGATTTTCACTTCTTAGCCAAAAGGTAGCGAATGAGTATACATCACTTATAGAAGAAACAAATAAGAATGAAAAGCCATTTGGTTCTCTTGCAAAAATTGTACAAGAAGATAATGAGTATCGTGAATCTAAACAATTTCAGGAAGATCGTACTTTTTGGCTAGAAAAGTTTGCAGATGAACCGGAAGTTATAAGTTTAGCAGAACGAGCGCCGAGAACATCAAATGGATTTTTACGAGAAACTGCTTATCTATCAAATGCTAGTACAAAAACTTTACTAGAAGATATTAATATTTCGTTAACGAGTTGGCCCGAATTTGTTGTAGCCGTAACGAGTATTTACATGCATAAATTAACAGGTGCAAATGATATTGTTTTAGGTTTACCGATGATGGGGCGTCTTGGTTCTGTATCTATTCATACACCAAGCATGGTAATGAATTTAGTTCCACTTCGTCTAAAGTTAACTCCAAATATAACTTTTGCAGAATTAATACAGCAAGTTTCTAAAGAAATTCGAGACGTACGTCGTCATCATAAATATCGTCATGAGGAATTAAGAAGAGACTTAAAGTTACTAGGTGAAAATCAAAGGTTGTTTGGGCCGTTAGTGAATGTTATGCCTTTTGATTATGGGCTTAACTTTGCTGGGAATCGTGGTATTACACATAATTTATCAGCAGGACCTGTTGATGATTTATCGATAAATGTATATAAACGTTTCGATGAAAATGAGTTAATGATTCATTTTGATGCGAATCCGGAAGTATATAACGGCGCGGAACTAGCATTGCATAAAGAAAGATTTATGAGTCTATTAGAATTAGTGATAAATAATTATCATAAAGACGAGCCGATTGGAAAAATAAACATTACTCTTCCTGAAGAAAATCATAAAGTTTTATTGGAATGGAATGAAACGAAGAAAGCTGAAGAGCTAATTAATCTACCTATATTATTTGAAAAACAAGTACAAAAAAATCCAAATAAAATAGCAGTTACTTGTAACGGGATAAAACTTACGTATAAAGAGCTAAATGAACGAGCGAATGAACTAGCACACTATTTATTAGAAGAAGGAATAGAAGTAAATCAGTTTGTAGCCTTAGTATTTCCAAGATCAATAGAAATGGTAGTTAGTATGCTAGCAGTTCTAAAGGCTGGTGCAGCGTATTTACCGATAGATCCAGAATACCCAGCCGAGCGAATTCATTATATAGTAAATGATGCAAATCCAGTTTGTATCATAACACATTCATCTGTTTCATCTACTTTAGTTATAGAAAATGATATTAAAGAAATCATATTAGATAGCGAAGAAACGAAAATAGCGTTAAAAACATATTCTCATATGAATCTACCATTTAAAAATGATGAATCACTTTTAAACCAAGCTTATACAATTTACACTTCAGGATCAACCGGAAATCCAAAAGGTGTAATTGTTACTATGAAAGGTTTAAGTAACTTCTTATTAGCTATGAAAGATATGTTTTCATTAAATGAAAACGATCATTTATTAGCAGTTACAACGTTTGCGTTTGATATTTCTGCTCTAGAAATTTATTTACCTCTTATTAGTGGTGCAAGTTTAACAATTGCACAAAAAGAGGTAATCCAAGAGCCTTCTGCATTAACGACATTGTTACAAGAAGAAAGAGCGACAATTATGCAAGCTACACCGACGCTCTGGCAGGCGTTAATAACTGAATATCCAGAGAGGTTACAAAGGCTAAACGTACTCGTTGGCGGTGAAGCTCTTCCGGCACATTTAGCAAATAAATTAAAAGAATTAGGTTGCTCTATAACTAACTTATATGGACCAACTGAAACGACTATTTGGTCTACTTTCATGAATATTGATGACAGTGAAAATGGTATACCTCCTATTGGAAGACCAATTTGGAATACAGAAGTGTACGTTTTGGATGCAGGGTTACAGCCTGTTCCACCTGGAGTTATCGGTGAATTATATATTGCAGGAGAAGGACTTGCGAACGGATATTTAGGAAAACCTGAGTTAACAGCTGAACGGTTTGTTGCAAACCCTTATGGAAAAGCTGGAGCACGTATGTACCGCACAGGTGATCTTGTGAAATGGCGTAAGGATGGTGTGTTAGAGTACATTAGTCGCGCAGATCATCAAATTAAAATTCGCGGTTTCCGAATTGAATTAGCTGAAATTGAAACGGTATTACAACGACATGAAAATATACAACAAGCAGTGGTAATGGTACGAGAAGATCGTCCAAATGATAAACGAATTATTGCGTATATCGTTGCCGAAGAGAAGGAAATGATTCATCTTTCAGAAATTCGCTCTTATGTTTCAGAAAGTTTAGCGAATTATATGGTACCATCAGCATTTGTTGTGCTAGAAGAATTACCATTAACACCAAATGGTAAAGTTGATAGAAAGAAATTACCTGCTCCTGATTTTAATGGAATGAACAATGAGAGAGTTGCTAGAAATCCGAAAGAAGAAATACTATGTGATTTATTTGCAGAAGTACTTGGTGTTTCGCGAATTAGTATAGATGATAATTTCTTTGAAATGGGTGGCCATTCGCTTCTTGCATCTCGTTTAATGGCAAGAATTCGTGAAACGTTAAGTGTAGAATTAGGAATCGGAAAGCTATTTGAATCACCAACTGTTGCTGAATTAGCGAACCAGTTGGATCGTGCAAAAAGCGCAAGACCAGCTATTAAGAAAGTAAGTAGGCCAAATGAAGTTCCACTTTCATTTGCACAGCGCAGGTTATGGTTCTTAAATTGTTTAGAAGGTCCAAGTCCTACTTATAATATTCCGTTAGTCATTCGTATGTCTGGAAAATTGAATGAGGAAGCACTGCAAGGTGCCTTTTATGATGTAGTTGAGAAACATGAAACACTTAGAACGATTTTCCCGAATTCACTTGGCAGTTCATATCAAAGAATTCTAGAAATGGATAAATTGAATTTAAAAATGATTATAACAAATACATGTAAGGATGAATTAGAAAGTACACTGTCTGAAGCTGTAAGATATAGCTTTAATCTTGATATCGAACCAGCAATTCGTTTGCAACTTTTTAAAGTGAGTGAAAACGAACATGTTTTACTAATTCTTTTGCATCATATTGTAGGAGATGGATGGTCATTACAAGCGTTAACGAGAGACTTTACAGCGGCTTATAAAGCACGATGTCAAGGTGATAGTGTTCAACTAGAAACCCTTCCAGTTCAATACGCAGATTATTCACTATGGCAACAACAGCTATTAGGTGATGAAACAAAACCAGACAGTATTATTTCAACACAATTAGATTTTTGGAAAGAAGAGTTAAAAGGTTTACCAGATCAAATGGAGTTACCTACAGATTATCAGCGCCCAATTGAAACTAGTTATCGCGGGGAAACAATTCATTTTCATTTAGATGAAGGTATGCATAGTAGGTTAGTGGAGCTCGCTCGTAAAAATGGAGTTAGTTTGTTTATGGTGTTGCAAGCAGGACTAAGTGCCTTATTTACAAGATTAGGTGCTGGAACTGATATACCATTAGGTAGTCCGATTGCTGGAAGAAACGACGATGTACTCACGGATATAGTTGGTTTATTTGTAAATACATTAGTGTTACGCACAAATACATCAGGAGATCCAAGTTTTAAAGAATTATTAAATAGAGTGAAACAGGTAAACCTTGCAGCTTATGAAAATCAAGATGTTCCATTTGAACGACTTGTTGAAGTGTTAAACCCAGTACGAACTCGAAATAGTCATCCGCTGTTTCAAGTTATGTTAGCTTTCCAAAATACGCCAGAAGCAACGTTTAATGTACCGGATTTAGAAGCGAGCCTTGAAATTCAAAGTGTTGGTTCTGCAAAATTTGATTTAACATTTGAAATTAGCGAGAGTAACAGAGTTGATGGTAATCCAAACGGCTTACACGGATTGTTAGAGTTTAGTACCGATATATATAAACGTGAAACGGTTCAAAAACTAATAGAACGATTCATTCTATTATTAGATGATGCAGAGAAACATCCGGATCAATCAATTGGTAGATTAGAAATATTAACTTTAGCAGAGCGAAATACAGTTTTAGAAAAGTGGAATGGTGGTTTTCAAATTGTACCTGAAATGACATTGCCACAATTATTTGAAAAGCAGGCTCATGTAAATCAAAATTCTATTGCTATCGTCTTTGAAGATGAAAAGCTAACTTATGAAGAGTTAAATAGAAAAGCGAATAAAATAGCTCGTTTGTTAATAGCGAAAGGAATCGGTCCTGATCAACTTGTTGCTTTAGCGATGCCGAGATCTTTAAATATGGTTGTAAGCTTACTTGCTGTTCTTAAAGCTGGTGCGGGATACCTTCCGTTAGATCCGGATTATCCGTCAGATCGTATTTCGTTTATGTTACACGATGCGAAACCATCATGTGTTTTAACAAATTCAGATGTGGAAATTGAATGTGATGAGGCACTAAAGATTTTAGTTGATGATGTGAACGTAATAGAAGAAATTGAGAAATATAGTGAAGACAATATAGATGAAATGGAGCGCATGAAGCCGTTATCTCCTTCACATATTGCTTACGTTATTTATACGTCAGGCTCAACAGGTAGACCGAAAGGGGTTATGATACCTCATCAAAATGTAGTAAGACTTTTAGGAGCAACTGATCATTGGTTCCAATTTGACGCAGACGATGTGTGGACGATGTTCCATTCATACGCTTTTGATTTCTCGGTTTGGGAAATTTGGGGACCTTTATTATATGGAGGACGTTTAGTTGTAGTACCACATACTGTAAGTCGCTCGCCGAAAGAATTTTTACAGCTTCTTGTTAAGGAAAAGGTTACTGTTTTAAACCAAACTCCATCAGCGTTCTATCAATTGATGCAAGCAGATCGTGAAAATGAAGAGGTTGGTCAAAAATTATCTTTACGATATGTTGTTTTTGGCGGAGAAGCACTTGAACTAAGTCGATTAGAAGATTGGTATAGTCGTCATCCTTATAACGCACCGAAGCTTATTAATATGTACGGAATAACGGAGACGACGGTACATGTTAGTTATATTGAATTAGATGAAAGTATCGTATCTTTACGAGCAAATAGTTTAATCGGGTGCAGTATACCGGATCTTAAAGTATACGTATTAGATAACTATTTACAACCGATGCCACCTGGAGTAGTTGGAGAAATATATGTTGCAGGTGCAGGGCTCGCTCGTGGATATTTAGGAAGAGCAGGATTAACTGCTGAACGTTTTATCGCAGATCCATTTGGTAAGCCAGGTACAAGAATGTATCGTACAGGAGACCTAGCGCGCTGGCGTCAAGGTGGGACGTTAGATTATATAGGACGTGCAGATCATCAAATTAAAATTCGTGGATTCCGAATTGAATTAGGGGAAATAGAAGCGGTAATAATGAAACATCCTAAAGTGGAACAAGTAGCTGTTATTGTACGGGAAGATCAACCAGGGGATAAACGATTAGTTTCTTATATCGTCGCATCAAATAATGAAACGATCGATACGAATGAAATGCGTCAGTATGCTGGAGGTAGTTTGCCAGATTATATGGTTCCATACGCTTTTGTAGTAGTAAATGAGTTACCTTTAACTCCAAACGGTAAATTAGATAGAAAGGCATTGCCAGCTCCAGAATTTATTGCATCATCTTCTAGCCGCGGACCGAGAACACCGCAAGAAGAAATGTTATGTGACTTGTTTACAGAAGTTTTAAGTGTGTCTCAAATTGGAATTGATGATGGATTCTTTGATCTTGGTGGTCATTCACTTCTTGCAGTGCAGCTGATGAGTCGCATTAAAGAGGCACTTGGAGTTGAACTAAATATCGGAACTTTATTTGCAGCACCTACTGTTGCAGGGCTTGCTGAAAGACTTGAAATGGGGAATGGTCAAAGTGCACTTGATGTGTTGCTTCCATTACGAGCAAGCGGAGATCAATTACCACTATTTTGTGTACATCCAGCAGGTGGATTAAGTTGGTGCTATGCAGGACTTATGAAATCTTTAGGAACAGATTATCCAATCTATGGTGTACAAGCACGTGGTATCGCTGAAAATGAAGAACTTCCAAAAAGCTTAGAGGAGATGGCGGCGGATTATTTAAAACACGTTCGTGAAATACAGCCTCACGGACCATATCGTTTACTCGGATGGTCGCTTGGAGGAAATGTTGTTCATGCTATGGCGGCGCAACTTCAAAATGAAGGGGAAGAAGTAGAATTACTCGTTATGCTGGATTCGTATCCTGGTCACTTCTTACCGAATACGGAAGCACCTACTGAAGAAGAAGCGTTAATCGCATTACTTGCTTTAGGTGGATATGATCCAGATAACATGGATGGTAAACCACTTACTATGGAAAGTGCGGTTGCAATACTTCGCAAAGATGGAAGTGCATTAGCAAGTCTTGAGGAAGAGACTATTTTAAACTTGAAAGAAACATATGTAAATTCAGTAGGGTTGTTAGGGAAATACGTGCCAAAAGTTTATAACGGGGATATTTTATTCTTTAGATCTATTGTTATACCAGACTGGTTTGATCCTATTTCTCCAAATACGTGGCTAAATTATTTAGACGGGGAAATCGTGCAGCATGACATTGATTGTAGACATAAAGATTTATGTCAGCCAGGTCCACTTACAGAAATTGGACAAGTGCTAGCGAAATATTTGCAGAATAAGAAAGGGGTAAGTAAAGTATGA
- a CDS encoding MbtH family protein, with product MTNPFENDNYTYKVLMNEEGQYSLWPAFLDVPIGWNVVHEEASRQVCLEYVEVNWNDLEPKKNQISEKILVGKQ from the coding sequence ATGACGAATCCATTTGAAAATGATAATTACACATATAAAGTATTAATGAATGAGGAGGGCCAGTATTCTCTCTGGCCTGCCTTTCTCGATGTACCAATTGGATGGAATGTCGTACATGAAGAAGCTAGCAGACAAGTTTGCTTAGAATACGTTGAAGTTAACTGGAATGATTTAGAGCCGAAAAAAAATCAAATTAGCGAAAAAATATTAGTAGGAAAACAATAA
- a CDS encoding MDR family MFS transporter, which translates to MKVKINPKVVVSIVYITAMFMAAMDATIVNVALQTISKELQVPPSAMGTVNVGYLVSLAIFLPISGWLGDRFGTKKVFLTALFVFTIASALCGIANDITSLNIFRIIQGAGGGLLTPVGMAMLFRTFSPEERPKISRFIVLPIAVAPAIGPIIGGFFVDQMSWRWAFYINLPFGIIALLFGLLFLAEHIEKSAGRFDSLGFVLSAPGFAMLIYALSQGPSKGWVSPEIISIGIAGIVLLTLFIIVELKVKQPMLDLRLLKEPVFRKMSLISLFSSAGLLGMLFVFPLMYQNVIGVSALESGLTTFPEAIGLMISSQIVPWSYKKLGARKVISIGLVSTAVIFILLSFVNHDTNPWQIRALLFGIGIFLGQSVGAVQFSAFNNIAPPSMGRATTIFNVQNRLGSAIGVAVLASILSGFGSNNVQNNVQSDFLPYQAALIGSAIFLLIALLFSLRISDKEVMSKKNKRPLSVLPKEKEVVNE; encoded by the coding sequence ATGAAAGTAAAAATAAATCCAAAAGTAGTTGTAAGCATCGTTTATATAACAGCGATGTTTATGGCTGCGATGGATGCAACGATTGTGAATGTAGCACTGCAAACGATAAGCAAAGAACTGCAAGTGCCCCCATCTGCAATGGGGACTGTAAATGTTGGGTATTTAGTTAGCTTAGCTATTTTCCTTCCGATTTCTGGTTGGTTAGGAGATCGCTTTGGTACGAAAAAAGTATTTTTAACTGCCCTTTTCGTTTTTACAATTGCATCTGCACTATGTGGAATTGCTAATGATATTACTTCATTAAACATTTTTCGTATCATTCAAGGTGCTGGTGGCGGACTTTTAACACCAGTCGGGATGGCGATGTTATTCCGAACATTTTCACCAGAGGAAAGACCAAAAATTTCTCGATTTATTGTACTTCCAATTGCTGTAGCACCAGCGATCGGACCAATTATTGGTGGTTTCTTTGTAGATCAAATGTCTTGGCGCTGGGCATTTTATATTAATCTGCCGTTTGGTATCATTGCGTTGCTATTTGGACTTCTATTTTTAGCAGAGCATATTGAAAAATCGGCTGGTCGTTTTGATTCTCTCGGTTTTGTTCTTTCAGCACCAGGTTTTGCGATGCTCATCTATGCACTCAGTCAAGGCCCGTCAAAAGGTTGGGTTTCTCCAGAAATAATTAGTATTGGGATAGCTGGGATTGTATTACTTACATTGTTTATTATTGTAGAACTTAAAGTAAAGCAACCGATGTTAGATTTACGCTTATTAAAAGAACCGGTCTTTAGAAAAATGAGTCTTATTTCGTTGTTTTCATCAGCTGGTTTACTAGGAATGTTATTTGTTTTTCCGCTTATGTATCAAAATGTAATAGGAGTTTCCGCGCTGGAGTCGGGTCTTACTACATTCCCAGAGGCGATTGGATTAATGATTTCTTCGCAGATTGTACCATGGTCATATAAGAAATTAGGAGCTCGAAAGGTAATCTCTATTGGATTAGTAAGTACGGCGGTTATCTTTATTTTATTAAGTTTTGTAAATCATGATACGAATCCATGGCAAATTCGGGCACTATTGTTTGGCATTGGTATTTTCTTAGGTCAATCTGTCGGTGCGGTTCAATTTTCTGCTTTTAACAATATTGCACCACCTTCTATGGGGAGAGCAACTACTATATTCAATGTGCAAAACCGATTAGGATCTGCAATAGGAGTTGCTGTTTTAGCTAGTATACTATCTGGTTTTGGAAGTAATAACGTACAGAATAATGTACAGTCAGATTTCTTACCATATCAAGCAGCATTAATTGGATCAGCAATATTTTTACTCATAGCATTACTATTTTCTTTACGTATTTCTGATAAAGAGGTAATGTCAAAGAAGAATAAAAGGCCGTTATCTGTATTACCAAAAGAGAAAGAAGTTGTAAATGAATGA